From the genome of Uranotaenia lowii strain MFRU-FL chromosome 1, ASM2978415v1, whole genome shotgun sequence, one region includes:
- the LOC129747589 gene encoding uncharacterized protein LOC129747589 isoform X3 has translation MKVLAACIALVASLALTVAQRYGGSQLPAFGLSTLTGDFGGPTAFGGSTGFGTGPDFTTTNSLAGTTGRDPRQNRGPVVFPPPPTDGPMESSGVIVGASGYGFVPPNTPQNAYTSVFRNLRYF, from the exons CTGGCAGCCTGCATCGCCCTGGTCGCATCCCTGGCTCTGACGGTGGCACAGCGGTACGGCGGTTCCCAGCTGCCCGCTTTCGGCCTGAGCACACTAACGGGAGACTTCGGCGGCCCAACCGCTTTCGGAGGCTCGACTGGATTCGGCACCGGACCAGACTTCACCACCACCAACAGCTTGGCCGGGACGACCGGTCGTGATCCACGACAGAACCGAG GACCAGTCGTATTCCCCCCGCCCCCAACTGACGGCCCAATGGAGTCGAGTGGAGTGATCGTCGGCGCTTCCGGCTATGGTTTTGTGCCTCCGAACACGCCTCAAA ATGCGTATACTTCTGTTTTCAGGAATCTAAGATACTTCTAA
- the LOC129747589 gene encoding histidine-rich glycoprotein-like isoform X2 — protein sequence MKVLAACIALVASLALTVAQRYGGSQLPAFGLSTLTGDFGGPTAFGGSTGFGTGPDFTTTNSLAGTTGRDPRQNRGPVVFPPPPTDGPMESSGVIVGASGYGFVPPNTPQKHRKKYPHHRYPVNFRKKPPPAVLQQKPHASTVVVKKPFIHPPLAPLGGGSSPPKKLIKLSRPLGLQSLRAKRTHPNFHKFHRPPPHYHHAKQQHHHPHHHQSVVKSAAAPGKGKVIAAFSIPET from the exons CTGGCAGCCTGCATCGCCCTGGTCGCATCCCTGGCTCTGACGGTGGCACAGCGGTACGGCGGTTCCCAGCTGCCCGCTTTCGGCCTGAGCACACTAACGGGAGACTTCGGCGGCCCAACCGCTTTCGGAGGCTCGACTGGATTCGGCACCGGACCAGACTTCACCACCACCAACAGCTTGGCCGGGACGACCGGTCGTGATCCACGACAGAACCGAG GACCAGTCGTATTCCCCCCGCCCCCAACTGACGGCCCAATGGAGTCGAGTGGAGTGATCGTCGGCGCTTCCGGCTATGGTTTTGTGCCTCCGAACACGCCTCAAA AGCATCGCAAGAAATATCCTCACCACAGGTACCCCGTTAACTTCCGGAAAAAACCTCCACCGGCAGTTCTTCAACAGAAACCTCACGCGAGTACTGTTGTTGTGAAGAAACCCTTCATCCATCCGCCACTGGCACCACTCGGTGGAGGATCATCGCCGCCCAAGAAGCTGATCAAGCTGAGCCGCCCATTGGGACTACAATCGCTGCGAGCCAAGAGGACCCATCCGAACTTCCACAAGTTCCACCGGCCACCACCCCACTATCATCATGCCAAACAACAACACCACCATCCACATCATCATCAATCGGTTGTGAAATCGGCAGCAGCACCAGGAAAGGGAAAAGTGATCGCGGCGTTTTCCATTCCGGAAACTTGA